Sequence from the Fulvivirga ligni genome:
GGTAAGCCATCTAAATCGTTCTGCTAAGGGCAGCTCACCTATAGCTCCGCCAGCTTTAACTCCTTTGCAAATAGCCTCGAAAGATCCTATATAGGATTTTACCACTTCATGATCCACTTCGGTAAATAAAGCATTGATCTTCTCTACATCATAGTGAAATTTGCTTTCTAAAAACCGGAGATGCTTGCAATACAAAACAGCA
This genomic interval carries:
- a CDS encoding DUF3037 domain-containing protein, which produces MQDYHLYEYATIRLIPRVERGEFINIGAVLYCKHLRFLESKFHYDVEKINALFTEVDHEVVKSYIGSFEAICKGVKAGGAIGELPLAERFRWLTATRSTIIQTSPVHPAYCKDAGATLNRLFEELVL